From a single Collibacillus ludicampi genomic region:
- the hypA gene encoding hydrogenase maturation nickel metallochaperone HypA: MHELSIAHSLVEIAVETAENARMKRVKALYLKLGALSGVVKEALEFSFDVVIQGTPLEGARLVIEDVPVKVFCPDCQEAHKLPEPFPMRCPVCGTRTGQVLEGRELELYSLEGGEGDAADDAKPPNC, translated from the coding sequence ATGCATGAACTGTCCATCGCCCATAGCTTGGTTGAGATAGCCGTCGAAACAGCAGAAAATGCGCGGATGAAACGGGTAAAAGCCCTTTACTTGAAACTCGGTGCCTTGTCAGGTGTGGTCAAAGAAGCCTTGGAATTTTCCTTCGATGTGGTCATCCAGGGGACGCCTCTTGAAGGGGCGAGGCTTGTGATTGAGGATGTTCCTGTAAAAGTATTCTGTCCTGATTGCCAAGAAGCGCATAAGTTGCCTGAACCGTTTCCTATGCGATGCCCTGTGTGTGGAACGAGAACAGGTCAAGTGCTCGAGGGGCGCGAGTTGGAATTATATTCCTTGGAGGGAGGCGAAGGAGATGCAGCAGATGACGCTAAACCCCCGAATTGTTGA
- a CDS encoding hydrogenase maturation protease, producing the protein MKLELTSTGYLHISAEEAARFPTGTVIVLVRGEELWLMPMSHSGAGGLLLKIRNSHGDRSVFVQDLLPEGVPPGFRDAVWDDRFGAIRIPLLRSRTTA; encoded by the coding sequence GTGAAACTTGAACTTACTTCAACAGGTTATCTCCATATATCTGCCGAAGAAGCGGCACGGTTCCCTACGGGAACCGTCATCGTTTTAGTACGCGGTGAAGAATTGTGGCTCATGCCGATGAGTCATTCAGGGGCAGGGGGATTATTGTTAAAAATTCGTAATTCCCACGGTGACCGAAGTGTGTTTGTACAAGATCTTTTGCCGGAAGGTGTGCCACCAGGGTTTCGCGACGCAGTATGGGATGATAGGTTCGGAGCGATTCGCATTCCCCTATTGCGTTCAAGAACCACAGCGTAG
- a CDS encoding gamma-glutamylcyclotransferase family protein: MPLYFAYGSCMNQADLARSEPRAVYLGPAVLRNYRLAFSRYSTYRGGGVADIVREPGEFVEGVLYEVDDFHALDRREGAPFVYRRRKVRVYPESLGGRWRWAWTYEVVEKSPVEIAPSWEYALLIWEGARSLSLEYRRKLKENLLRKDRVKFNDETRFDCESGTKVWLE; the protein is encoded by the coding sequence ATGCCACTATACTTTGCCTATGGCTCCTGTATGAACCAGGCCGATCTTGCTCGGAGTGAGCCGAGGGCTGTTTATCTCGGCCCTGCCGTGCTCCGTAACTATCGCTTGGCGTTCTCCCGGTACTCTACATATAGGGGAGGTGGTGTAGCAGACATCGTTCGCGAACCGGGTGAGTTTGTCGAAGGTGTACTGTACGAGGTAGATGATTTTCACGCACTCGACCGACGAGAAGGGGCACCATTTGTCTACCGGCGAAGAAAAGTCCGGGTGTACCCTGAAAGTCTTGGCGGCCGATGGCGGTGGGCGTGGACCTATGAGGTCGTCGAAAAATCCCCGGTGGAGATCGCGCCGTCTTGGGAGTATGCGTTGCTCATATGGGAAGGTGCTAGGTCGCTCAGTTTGGAGTATCGAAGGAAGCTTAAAGAAAATCTTTTAAGAAAGGATAGGGTGAAATTCAATGACGAAACAAGATTTGATTGCGAAAGTGGCACTAAAGTCTGGCTTGAGTAA
- a CDS encoding hydrogenase maturation protease, with protein MTVIIGCGNLLRSDDGAGPMLIRKLWELGVPPGVRLADGGTAGMDVAFQIGDAEELILVDVCETGAEPGTIYELPGEEVETPPLKDVNLHDFRWDNAIALGRWLLKSRFPKKVTVFLIEAENLSHGFGLSSTVEAAIERLANELLQRLGGIVSET; from the coding sequence GTGACCGTCATTATTGGATGCGGCAATTTACTCCGCAGCGACGACGGCGCGGGCCCCATGCTGATCCGCAAATTATGGGAACTTGGAGTTCCCCCAGGAGTGCGCTTGGCCGATGGTGGAACCGCTGGCATGGATGTGGCCTTTCAAATCGGGGATGCAGAGGAACTCATCCTCGTTGACGTCTGTGAGACAGGAGCCGAACCGGGCACCATTTATGAACTCCCTGGAGAAGAAGTGGAGACACCTCCACTAAAAGACGTAAACCTCCACGATTTTCGATGGGATAACGCCATCGCCTTGGGACGTTGGCTACTTAAAAGTCGTTTTCCGAAGAAAGTGACGGTCTTCCTCATCGAAGCAGAAAACTTGTCGCACGGTTTTGGCTTGTCTTCCACGGTGGAAGCGGCAATTGAACGTTTGGCGAATGAGCTGCTCCAGCGATTGGGAGGAATAGTGAGTGAAACTTGA
- a CDS encoding NifU family protein, with translation MKVQQEDFQALAERVDRVLDSIKELPEDGRMKAMELKEAIEAFHEYALRKLVRTFRETDAGNELLYKAVEDPAIYAMLFMHGIIKQDLFTRVAAVLEEVRPYMRSHGGDVELVKVEGETVYVRLQGACSGCSMSALTLKDGVEEAIKARIPEIQSVVMAEEEVASGYLPLHVIDDAGNLEQSGWLKGPSISEMEEGRPFRFAREKCDIFLVRIDGKVMAFRNQCPHLGMSLDGGLVDGSSIICPGHGFRFDLSTGECMTAPYVQLEQFPVRVEDQRVWVRLS, from the coding sequence ATGAAAGTCCAGCAGGAGGACTTCCAAGCTTTGGCAGAACGTGTGGATCGGGTGTTGGACTCGATTAAAGAGCTACCGGAGGATGGACGCATGAAGGCGATGGAGTTAAAAGAGGCCATCGAAGCGTTTCATGAATATGCCCTCAGAAAACTCGTCCGTACGTTTCGTGAAACGGACGCAGGCAATGAGTTGTTGTACAAAGCTGTGGAAGACCCTGCCATATACGCCATGCTTTTCATGCACGGTATCATAAAACAAGACCTGTTTACCCGTGTTGCTGCGGTGCTCGAAGAAGTGCGCCCCTATATGCGTTCTCACGGTGGCGATGTGGAGTTGGTTAAAGTTGAAGGGGAGACTGTCTATGTCCGCCTTCAAGGTGCCTGCTCCGGTTGTTCCATGTCAGCTTTGACGTTGAAAGACGGGGTCGAGGAAGCGATCAAAGCGCGTATTCCGGAAATTCAATCTGTCGTCATGGCGGAAGAGGAGGTGGCATCCGGCTACTTGCCGTTACATGTTATCGATGATGCAGGTAACCTGGAACAAAGTGGCTGGTTGAAAGGTCCGTCTATCTCGGAAATGGAAGAAGGAAGACCGTTCCGCTTTGCCCGCGAGAAGTGCGACATCTTTTTGGTGCGCATCGATGGCAAGGTGATGGCATTTCGCAATCAGTGTCCCCATTTGGGCATGTCTCTCGACGGGGGACTTGTCGACGGATCTTCCATTATCTGTCCAGGGCACGGCTTCCGTTTCGATTTATCAACCGGGGAATGCATGACAGCACCCTATGTGCAGTTGGAACAGTTTCCGGTACGTGTGGAGGACCAGCGGGTATGGGTACGGTTAAGTTGA
- a CDS encoding nickel-dependent hydrogenase large subunit, protein MKKQEVISKSKKKEIKVHSLGRVEGDLDVKVTIEDGVVVDAWTEATMFRGFEMILKGKDPQAGLIVTPRICGICGGSHLTKAVYALDTAWNTEVPPNATLIRNIGQAVETLQSIPRWFYALFAIGLTHQNYASSRLYDEVVRRWAPFEGEHYEIGVTVSAKPVEIYAIFGGQWPHSSFMVPGGVVSAPTLSDVTRSISILEYFRENWLEKILLGSSIERWLENKTWEDVLAWLDEKPEHRNSALGLFIRYSMEIGLAKYGAGPGRYLAVGNFFHSQKYRYPTIEGRNAALFARSGVFDGEEYHDFDQSRIREDHTHSFYRGSGSLHPFEGVTDPIDPVEGQKEGKYTFAKAPRYDLPGVGEISLEVGPLARQVIAGRPGAEEWQDYDPLFLNIIKEVGPNALVRVLARLHEAAKYYLRVREWLKQIDLNEKFYIKPTELPEGRGFGATEAARGALADWIEIKDGKIENYQVVTPTAWNISPRDRFGKRGPIETAMIGVPIRDPENPVELAHIAQSYDSCLVCTVHAYDAKSHKELAKYEVVKF, encoded by the coding sequence ATGAAGAAGCAAGAAGTTATATCGAAAAGCAAAAAAAAGGAAATTAAAGTCCACTCGCTAGGGCGGGTGGAAGGTGACTTGGACGTCAAAGTGACGATCGAAGATGGAGTCGTTGTTGATGCTTGGACGGAAGCCACCATGTTCCGCGGTTTTGAGATGATTTTAAAAGGGAAAGATCCACAAGCAGGTCTGATTGTTACCCCTCGGATTTGCGGCATTTGCGGCGGTAGCCATCTTACCAAGGCGGTCTATGCCTTAGACACAGCCTGGAACACGGAAGTACCGCCTAACGCTACTCTTATTCGCAACATCGGCCAGGCAGTGGAAACGCTTCAGTCCATTCCTCGTTGGTTTTATGCCTTATTCGCCATCGGTCTGACTCATCAAAACTACGCTTCCTCTAGATTGTACGATGAAGTGGTTCGCCGTTGGGCGCCATTTGAAGGCGAACATTATGAGATCGGCGTCACTGTTTCGGCCAAGCCAGTGGAAATTTACGCGATCTTCGGGGGGCAGTGGCCTCATTCCAGCTTCATGGTTCCCGGGGGTGTGGTAAGTGCGCCGACGTTGTCCGACGTTACTCGGTCCATTTCGATTTTGGAATATTTCCGTGAAAATTGGTTGGAGAAAATCCTCCTCGGTTCGTCTATTGAACGATGGCTGGAAAACAAGACTTGGGAAGACGTCCTCGCGTGGCTCGATGAAAAACCTGAGCATCGTAATTCCGCCCTTGGTTTATTCATTCGTTACAGCATGGAAATCGGCTTAGCCAAATACGGGGCAGGTCCGGGACGTTATTTGGCGGTAGGGAACTTTTTCCATTCACAAAAATATCGCTATCCGACCATTGAAGGACGTAACGCTGCGTTATTTGCTCGTTCCGGGGTATTTGACGGGGAGGAATATCACGATTTTGATCAATCCCGCATACGGGAAGACCACACGCATTCTTTCTACCGTGGCAGTGGCTCCCTCCACCCCTTTGAAGGGGTAACCGATCCTATTGATCCGGTAGAGGGCCAAAAAGAAGGTAAGTATACGTTTGCCAAGGCGCCTCGGTATGATCTTCCGGGTGTCGGAGAGATTTCGTTAGAGGTTGGGCCGTTGGCTCGACAAGTGATAGCCGGTCGGCCGGGTGCGGAAGAGTGGCAAGATTACGATCCCCTCTTTTTAAATATCATCAAGGAAGTCGGTCCGAATGCTTTGGTGCGTGTACTGGCACGTTTGCACGAAGCTGCGAAGTACTATTTGCGCGTACGGGAATGGCTTAAGCAAATCGATCTAAATGAGAAATTTTATATTAAGCCAACAGAACTTCCTGAAGGGCGCGGTTTTGGAGCTACCGAAGCAGCACGTGGTGCGTTGGCCGACTGGATTGAAATCAAAGACGGGAAGATCGAAAACTATCAAGTAGTAACTCCGACGGCGTGGAACATCAGCCCGCGGGATCGTTTCGGCAAGCGAGGTCCTATTGAGACGGCGATGATTGGCGTACCCATCAGAGATCCCGAAAATCCGGTCGAATTGGCTCACATTGCGCAAAGTTACGATTCGTGCCTCGTCTGCACCGTTCATGCTTACGACGCCAAGTCGCATAAAGAATTAGCCAAATACGAGGTTGTGAAGTTTTAA
- a CDS encoding DUF1641 domain-containing protein has translation MVEMGKGAVVEAPIDQLLVEKLADPQTIEKLVRLLDKLEHVTFLLDMLENFLRRGPEIADSINDLVVTLRESLSKPEYVSRFELAFTAVRRMQEFLDSPQVQELFKSDVLDVRSVQMLGKVSRSMIQASTETAQTGIKRVGLLGLMRTLGDPEVQPALNFVLNFARHISKELADA, from the coding sequence ATGGTGGAAATGGGGAAAGGGGCGGTCGTGGAGGCGCCGATCGATCAATTGTTGGTAGAAAAACTTGCGGATCCGCAAACGATTGAGAAACTGGTTCGCCTACTCGACAAGCTCGAGCATGTAACGTTTCTCCTCGATATGTTAGAAAATTTCCTTCGTCGCGGGCCTGAAATCGCTGATTCAATCAACGATCTCGTCGTTACTTTACGAGAAAGCTTGTCCAAGCCCGAATACGTTTCGCGCTTTGAGCTCGCCTTTACCGCCGTGCGTCGAATGCAGGAGTTTCTCGATTCACCTCAAGTTCAAGAGTTATTCAAATCCGATGTCCTTGACGTGCGTTCGGTACAAATGCTTGGAAAAGTGTCTCGTTCTATGATCCAAGCCTCTACAGAAACGGCACAGACAGGCATAAAACGGGTGGGGCTTCTCGGACTCATGCGGACATTGGGTGATCCGGAGGTGCAACCGGCGCTCAATTTTGTTCTCAATTTCGCGAGACATATATCGAAGGAGCTTGCCGATGCATGA
- a CDS encoding HU family DNA-binding protein, translating into MTKQDLIAKVALKSGLSKKDAAAAVDAALDSISEALAAGDKVTLVGFGAFEIRERAARTGRNPQTGETIEIPAGKVPAFKPGKVLKEVCKTA; encoded by the coding sequence ATGACGAAACAAGATTTGATTGCGAAAGTGGCACTAAAGTCTGGCTTGAGTAAAAAAGATGCAGCGGCAGCCGTCGATGCGGCATTAGATTCCATTTCGGAAGCGCTGGCTGCGGGCGACAAGGTGACGCTCGTAGGATTTGGTGCCTTCGAGATTCGGGAACGGGCGGCGCGTACGGGCAGGAACCCGCAAACAGGAGAGACGATTGAGATACCGGCCGGTAAGGTTCCTGCCTTTAAACCTGGGAAGGTACTCAAAGAGGTTTGCAAGACGGCTTAA
- the hypB gene encoding hydrogenase nickel incorporation protein HypB, whose translation MQQMTLNPRIVEIRQNVLKKNDLLARELRKRFRETGVYVVNLVSSPGAGKTTLLTEMLTRLGERYGVAALVGDLATENDAERLRQSGAKVRQITTGTVCHLEADMIERSLEGWNLEDIDFLFIENVGNLVCPASYDLGENQRVVLFSVTEGEDKPVKYPTIVNSADVAVITKIDLAEAVGFQRDRFNEALNEVRPGIPILEVSVRTGEGIDEWISRLEAAKEAFEKTVGSS comes from the coding sequence ATGCAGCAGATGACGCTAAACCCCCGAATTGTTGAAATTCGCCAGAACGTCCTTAAGAAAAACGATCTCCTTGCTCGGGAGTTACGAAAGCGGTTTCGTGAGACCGGTGTCTACGTCGTCAATTTGGTCTCAAGCCCGGGAGCGGGAAAAACGACGCTGCTTACAGAAATGTTGACTCGCCTTGGTGAACGGTATGGTGTGGCAGCGTTGGTCGGTGATTTAGCCACAGAAAACGATGCGGAACGTTTGCGTCAAAGCGGAGCGAAAGTACGTCAAATCACCACGGGTACAGTTTGTCACCTTGAGGCGGACATGATTGAAAGATCCTTAGAAGGATGGAACTTAGAAGATATCGATTTTCTCTTTATCGAAAACGTTGGCAATCTCGTATGTCCTGCGAGTTACGATTTAGGGGAAAATCAGCGCGTTGTTCTCTTTTCTGTGACGGAAGGCGAAGACAAGCCGGTGAAATATCCTACCATCGTGAACAGCGCCGATGTGGCGGTTATTACCAAGATTGACTTGGCCGAAGCGGTGGGATTTCAACGGGATCGTTTCAATGAAGCGTTGAACGAGGTAAGACCAGGTATCCCCATTCTTGAAGTTTCTGTCCGCACGGGAGAAGGGATCGACGAGTGGATATCCCGTTTGGAGGCTGCCAAAGAAGCGTTCGAAAAAACGGTCGGTTCCTCGTAA
- a CDS encoding HypC/HybG/HupF family hydrogenase formation chaperone, with protein MCLAIPGQIVELLDGDHHYAMVDVSGVRRKINIGLLKNEGTNLGDWVLIHVGFAMSKISEEQAVEQLRLLRMLGESDEAMQEVMGYQFDEENHVKLSTCKSSTEKGKEG; from the coding sequence ATGTGCTTAGCTATTCCAGGGCAAATTGTGGAACTTCTCGACGGTGATCATCATTACGCCATGGTCGATGTTTCCGGTGTGCGGCGGAAAATTAACATTGGCCTCCTGAAAAATGAAGGAACCAATCTTGGCGATTGGGTGCTCATCCACGTCGGATTTGCCATGAGCAAGATCAGCGAAGAACAAGCGGTCGAGCAACTGAGATTGCTCCGCATGTTAGGTGAATCGGACGAAGCCATGCAGGAGGTAATGGGTTATCAATTTGATGAAGAAAATCACGTGAAACTTTCAACGTGCAAGTCCTCAACTGAAAAAGGGAAAGAAGGATGA
- a CDS encoding TcpE family conjugal transfer membrane protein — protein sequence MAYRTYRNLYRIRPSLSSIGQGRYRIRLPRGMQITGDTAILTAVLWLPCSITVGPFLSYYIPLGPFLLGLGVAGIIGYQLSKLDPAGKTVVLYLYDFVRYLFRSKVHDGWESRPNPKGRPESVSWSARVSLVEDGRVASLPAKGRVTQLELRVPAHVKVKKGEVIIQHRGKRLSPGWYEITEGKVMPKRLPPKLKRS from the coding sequence ATGGCCTATCGTACGTATCGGAACCTGTATCGTATCCGTCCGTCCCTGTCCTCGATCGGGCAGGGGCGGTACCGAATCCGATTGCCTCGGGGTATGCAAATTACGGGAGATACCGCGATCCTCACGGCTGTCTTATGGTTGCCGTGTTCGATCACTGTTGGACCTTTCCTCAGTTACTATATTCCTCTCGGTCCTTTCCTCCTGGGCCTTGGTGTAGCCGGAATTATTGGCTACCAGCTGAGTAAGCTGGATCCGGCGGGAAAAACCGTGGTGCTTTACTTGTATGACTTTGTGAGATACCTGTTTCGCTCAAAGGTTCATGACGGCTGGGAATCTCGCCCGAATCCGAAAGGACGACCGGAATCGGTCTCGTGGAGTGCGCGGGTGTCTCTCGTAGAAGATGGTCGGGTCGCCAGTCTGCCAGCGAAGGGCCGGGTGACACAGCTGGAGTTGAGGGTGCCAGCGCACGTGAAGGTGAAAAAAGGAGAGGTGATCATACAGCACAGGGGAAAACGCTTGTCTCCGGGGTGGTATGAGATCACGGAAGGGAAGGTCATGCCGAAACGTCTACCGCCAAAATTAAAGAGAAGCTAA
- a CDS encoding hydrogenase small subunit codes for MANVLWMHGGACNGNTQSFLNAEEPTVIDLVTDFGINILYHHSLSMEFGDQVRRLFDQILNDEIPLDIFVVEGTIIQGPNGTGHYDMLMDRPKKDWIWEFAQKAQFVVAIGDCACWGGIPATKPNPSESIGLQYLKEERGGFLGSHFRSKAGLPVINIPGCPAHPDWVSQILVAVATGRVEDVQLDDLQRPQTFFKSFTHTGCTRNQYFEWKEPVEEFGQGTRKGCLFYEQGCRGPMTHSPCNRILWNRQSSKTRAGMPCIGCTEPEFPFFDLAPGTVFKTQKVLGSIPKEVPTGYDPLSYSVNAAMARAVAPKLAKEDMFVP; via the coding sequence GTGGCGAATGTCCTTTGGATGCACGGCGGTGCGTGCAATGGAAACACCCAATCGTTTTTAAATGCTGAAGAGCCGACAGTGATTGATTTAGTCACTGATTTCGGTATCAATATCCTCTATCATCATTCTTTGTCTATGGAATTCGGCGACCAAGTGCGCCGTTTGTTCGATCAAATCCTAAATGACGAAATCCCGTTAGATATCTTTGTTGTTGAAGGGACGATCATTCAAGGGCCGAATGGAACGGGGCACTACGACATGCTCATGGATCGCCCGAAAAAAGATTGGATATGGGAATTCGCCCAAAAAGCCCAGTTTGTTGTTGCTATCGGCGATTGCGCATGCTGGGGCGGGATACCGGCGACGAAACCGAATCCGTCAGAATCGATAGGCCTCCAATATTTGAAGGAGGAACGTGGCGGATTTCTCGGATCCCATTTCCGTTCGAAAGCGGGATTGCCGGTGATCAATATTCCCGGTTGCCCGGCACACCCCGACTGGGTTTCGCAGATTCTCGTCGCTGTTGCCACTGGTCGCGTGGAAGACGTCCAGTTAGACGATTTGCAACGGCCGCAAACGTTCTTTAAGTCATTTACCCATACCGGGTGCACGCGTAATCAATACTTTGAATGGAAGGAGCCAGTGGAAGAGTTCGGGCAGGGTACGCGGAAAGGTTGCTTGTTCTATGAACAAGGTTGCCGGGGTCCGATGACCCATTCGCCGTGCAACCGGATTCTCTGGAACCGTCAATCTTCGAAGACCCGGGCTGGAATGCCCTGCATCGGCTGTACGGAACCTGAGTTCCCCTTCTTCGATTTGGCGCCGGGTACGGTTTTCAAGACACAAAAGGTTCTTGGATCCATTCCTAAGGAAGTGCCGACAGGATACGACCCGTTAAGCTACTCCGTCAATGCGGCAATGGCCCGGGCGGTGGCACCAAAATTGGCGAAGGAAGATATGTTCGTTCCATAA
- a CDS encoding tetratricopeptide repeat protein, translated as MPLLLRGYLPDIWPERWRFFAAAVEGRSEDDIVALLPQDPEGIYNRFILDPQVHTYALAKEALAGDVSLLLDAVAWRLGLCETPPPFDNTDGEVRAFLLATQAYDALNQNDWSTGLEILLEAAETVRDVSPVFSSRLYAEWAATKQMLGDHGQETVEGYRSALALLEASSFQEARAELWFQLGTAYQADAEGRKGPLLEAVKCYQEVLKVYRRDTHPEGYAMVHMNLALAYLAMPSFDRGARLRTAVSIQSLREALRIFQKDTHPELWASATVNLANALQHVQTSHPEDNLWEAVALYEDVLAVRRPEDDPMGYARVLANQGNALAHLGAFSRAVPRLEEASHLFRAQGEYDAAEAVEDILAEIARKRKETTSNE; from the coding sequence TTGCCGCTCCTCCTCCGCGGCTATCTTCCCGACATTTGGCCGGAGCGCTGGCGTTTTTTTGCTGCGGCAGTTGAGGGTAGAAGCGAGGATGACATTGTAGCGTTGTTACCGCAAGACCCAGAAGGCATTTATAACCGTTTTATTCTGGATCCGCAAGTCCACACGTATGCTTTGGCCAAAGAAGCGCTTGCAGGGGATGTCTCCCTTCTCTTAGACGCGGTGGCGTGGCGTCTCGGTTTATGCGAGACGCCCCCGCCGTTTGATAACACCGACGGGGAAGTACGGGCGTTTCTGTTAGCCACTCAGGCGTATGACGCATTAAACCAAAACGATTGGTCAACTGGGCTTGAGATCCTTTTGGAGGCGGCGGAAACAGTCAGGGATGTCTCTCCCGTTTTTTCGTCCCGACTCTATGCCGAATGGGCGGCGACAAAACAGATGCTTGGCGATCACGGACAGGAAACGGTAGAGGGATATCGCAGCGCCCTTGCGCTATTAGAGGCATCTTCCTTTCAGGAAGCCCGGGCAGAGCTGTGGTTTCAATTGGGCACCGCGTACCAAGCCGATGCAGAGGGACGGAAGGGTCCCCTCTTGGAAGCGGTCAAGTGTTACCAAGAGGTGCTGAAAGTGTATCGAAGAGACACTCATCCAGAAGGATATGCCATGGTTCATATGAATTTGGCTTTGGCCTATCTAGCCATGCCGTCTTTCGATCGTGGCGCCCGTTTGCGTACTGCAGTGTCCATTCAATCACTGCGAGAGGCCTTGCGCATTTTCCAAAAGGACACACATCCGGAGCTTTGGGCGAGCGCAACAGTCAATCTCGCCAACGCGTTACAGCATGTGCAAACGTCCCACCCGGAGGATAACCTTTGGGAAGCCGTGGCACTTTATGAAGACGTGCTTGCTGTACGGCGTCCTGAGGACGATCCCATGGGGTATGCCCGTGTCTTAGCCAATCAAGGAAATGCCTTGGCTCATTTGGGTGCGTTTTCCCGAGCGGTACCTCGGTTAGAAGAGGCTAGTCACCTTTTTCGCGCACAAGGGGAATACGATGCAGCAGAGGCTGTAGAGGACATATTAGCCGAAATTGCCCGCAAACGGAAGGAAACAACATCGAACGAGTAA
- a CDS encoding NHL repeat-containing protein, producing MGTVKLTAHPERWLGGPAPGGLVLPSARPDRIHLYAPRGVYVDDDVVVVADSGNHRVLIWYGWPENDHAPADVVLGQADFEAEGPKLFHLPTGVAVIEGRLFVADAWHHRILIWEALPKKNNQPPDHVLGQSDLESTAPNRNGEVSPTGFYWPYGFAYVNGWFYVADTGNRRVLGWKGIPEDGRVPDLILGQPHGYINGENRGKGVGMDTFRWPHALAGDGRTLYVADAGNHRVLGYTPPPDVDRPADLVLGQKDFTKSFELPHVPQGPRRFRFPYGIALCGDLLAVADTANSRILLYTELPRKGAYHPASYVIGQTDFDGSGENRWEAVAWDTLCWPYGIWCHKDRLAIADSGNNRVIVWHLGLEKVSN from the coding sequence ATGGGTACGGTTAAGTTGACCGCTCACCCCGAGCGTTGGTTGGGTGGACCAGCTCCCGGCGGCCTCGTACTCCCCTCGGCTCGGCCAGACCGGATCCATCTTTACGCCCCGAGGGGAGTGTATGTGGACGATGACGTCGTCGTGGTGGCTGATAGCGGCAACCATCGAGTGCTCATTTGGTACGGTTGGCCCGAGAACGATCACGCCCCGGCGGACGTCGTTTTAGGACAGGCCGATTTTGAAGCAGAGGGGCCCAAATTGTTTCACCTCCCAACCGGTGTGGCGGTGATCGAAGGACGGTTGTTTGTCGCGGACGCATGGCACCATCGTATTCTGATCTGGGAAGCGCTTCCGAAAAAAAACAACCAACCGCCCGATCATGTCTTGGGTCAGTCTGATCTGGAGAGCACTGCCCCTAATCGAAATGGGGAAGTCAGCCCGACGGGATTTTATTGGCCATACGGTTTTGCCTACGTCAATGGCTGGTTTTACGTTGCCGATACGGGCAACCGCAGGGTTCTGGGATGGAAGGGCATCCCTGAAGACGGTCGCGTTCCCGATCTTATTCTCGGTCAACCTCATGGTTACATTAACGGTGAAAACCGAGGAAAGGGTGTGGGGATGGACACGTTTCGCTGGCCTCACGCTCTCGCCGGCGATGGAAGGACGTTATATGTCGCCGATGCAGGAAATCATCGCGTCCTCGGCTATACGCCTCCTCCAGACGTGGACCGGCCAGCCGATTTGGTTCTCGGGCAAAAAGACTTCACGAAGTCGTTTGAACTTCCCCACGTCCCCCAGGGCCCCAGGCGATTCCGTTTTCCTTACGGCATCGCGTTATGCGGCGATCTTCTTGCGGTGGCCGATACGGCTAACAGTCGCATTCTTCTTTATACTGAGTTGCCGCGAAAAGGGGCGTATCACCCCGCCTCATACGTCATCGGCCAAACCGATTTCGATGGATCGGGAGAAAATCGTTGGGAGGCGGTTGCATGGGACACTTTATGTTGGCCTTATGGAATTTGGTGTCATAAGGATCGTTTGGCTATCGCCGATTCGGGGAACAACCGCGTCATCGTGTGGCACCTCGGATTGGAGAAGGTCTCGAATTGA
- a CDS encoding metal-dependent hydrolase, with protein sequence MIYKTHHVAALIGAELWLIHTHQPVLTWQTAVALLGAYFAGPAADVDQPQSYVGQRIWPLAIALSGLGIRHRTLTHSLLFLAGLWGVLQLLPLSDMIRWAIWIGYASHPLIDLFNEEGVELLWPLRIRVRLLPRFLSIPVESFAETLLRGVMTLCSFWLLTLYLHPVVTKLPLLRPITDGIIQLMPSAIQTFINK encoded by the coding sequence ATGATTTATAAAACTCATCACGTGGCCGCACTCATTGGTGCCGAGTTGTGGTTAATACACACGCACCAGCCGGTTCTCACATGGCAGACAGCGGTGGCTCTATTAGGCGCCTACTTCGCCGGACCGGCGGCCGACGTAGATCAACCCCAGTCCTATGTGGGACAGAGGATATGGCCACTTGCAATAGCGTTAAGTGGGCTGGGAATCCGACATCGGACCCTGACCCACTCACTTTTGTTTCTGGCTGGTTTGTGGGGAGTGTTGCAACTCCTGCCTTTGTCGGATATGATCCGTTGGGCTATATGGATTGGCTATGCAAGTCACCCGCTGATAGATCTGTTCAACGAGGAAGGGGTCGAACTCCTGTGGCCATTACGCATTCGGGTGCGCTTGTTGCCGAGGTTTCTATCCATCCCTGTAGAGTCATTTGCCGAAACCTTGCTGAGAGGAGTGATGACCCTGTGTAGTTTCTGGTTACTGACACTGTATCTGCACCCCGTTGTCACGAAGTTGCCATTGCTAAGACCTATAACAGACGGAATCATCCAATTGATGCCGTCTGCTATTCAAACTTTTATTAATAAATGA